A genomic window from Salvia miltiorrhiza cultivar Shanhuang (shh) chromosome 5, IMPLAD_Smil_shh, whole genome shotgun sequence includes:
- the LOC130986961 gene encoding uncharacterized protein LOC130986961 isoform X2, producing the protein MLERIILCKLGKMWKDVGTPADSYYQVRPDCTDVPESKFRIKAGRTLSARKWHAAFSPEGYLDIGKILNRVQRGGVHPSIRGEVWEFLLGCYDPSSTFEEREQIRQRRRVKYALLKEECRQMFPLVGMGKFVTAPIITEDGEPIREPIVLQQIDLEDEPASLSTGNDASSSEVPKLSNGCGPMDKKEIQWKLTLHQIGLDVVRTDRTLVFYEKQKNLSKLWDILAVYSWFDPDIGYCQGMSDLCSPMIILLEDEADAFWCFERLMRRLRGNFRCIGNSIGVEAQLGNLASITQVIDPKLHHHLETLGGADYLFAFRMLMVLFRREFSFGDSLYLWEILNDVTGSLDAKKACTSAMKLHKKYLKKAKHEISQ; encoded by the exons ATGCT GGAAAGGATCATTCTGTGTAAATTGGGAAAAATGTGGAAGGACGTAGGAACTCCAGCCGATTCTTACTATCAAGTGCGACCTGACTGCACTGATGTACCCGAAAGCAAGTTTAGAATCAAG GCTGGCAGAACTTTAAGTGCACGGAAATGGCATGCTGCTTTCTCTCCTGAAGGTTATCTAGATATTGGAAAAATTCTCAATCGAGTCCAGCGTGGG GGTGTTCACCCATCAATTAGAGGTGAAGTTTGGGAATTCTTATTGGGATGTTATGATCCTAGCAGCACTTTTGAGGAAAGAGAGCAAATACGACAGCGTCGAAG AGTGAAATATGCATTGCTGAAAGAGGAGTGCCGTCAAATGTTTCCCTTGGTTGGGATGGGGAAATTTGTAACTGCGCCAATTATTACCGAAGATGGTGAACCTATACGGGAACCCATTGTACTCCAACAAATTGATCTTGAAGATGAACCTGCATCTCTTTCAACAGGGAATG ATGCTTCTAGTTCTGAAGTGCCGAAACTCTCAAATGGATGTGGTCCCATGGACAAGAAAGAAATCCAGTGGAAACTTACATTACATCAAATAG GTCTTGATGTAGTCCGCACTGACCGAACACTAGTGTTTTATGAGAAGCAAAAGAATTTGTcaaaactttgggatatcctgGCTGTCTATTCCTGGTTTGACCCAGATATTGGGTACTGCCAAG GTATGAGTGATCTTTGCTCGCCAATGATTATTCTTCTTGAGGATGAGGCGGATGCATTTTGGTGCTTTGAACGCTTAATGCGGAGACTG CGAGGAAATTTCAGATGCATTGGGAACTCTATAGGAGTGGAGGCACAACTTGGTAATCTAGCTTCCATAACACAAGTTATTGACCCTAAGCTTCATCACCACCTAG AAACCCTGGGTGGCGCAGATTATTTGTTTGCCTTCCGAATGCTCATGGTTTTGTTTCGCCGAGAATTTTCATTTGGTGATTCATTATATCTTTGGGAG
- the LOC130986961 gene encoding uncharacterized protein LOC130986961 isoform X1: MLERIILCKLGKMWKDVGTPADSYYQVRPDCTDVPESKFRIKAGRTLSARKWHAAFSPEGYLDIGKILNRVQRGGVHPSIRGEVWEFLLGCYDPSSTFEEREQIRQRRRVKYALLKEECRQMFPLVGMGKFVTAPIITEDGEPIREPIVLQQIDLEDEPASLSTGNDASSSEVPKLSNGCGPMDKKEIQWKLTLHQIGLDVVRTDRTLVFYEKQKNLSKLWDILAVYSWFDPDIGYCQGMSDLCSPMIILLEDEADAFWCFERLMRRLRGNFRCIGNSIGVEAQLGNLASITQVIDPKLHHHLETLGGADYLFAFRMLMVLFRREFSFGDSLYLWEMMWALEYDPDLVSTYEDDELTQENSERSKGKAKSRRQCGKFERENLRNRGKNAAAPLPISVFLVAGVLKHKSSKLTEARGLDDVIKILNDVTGSLDAKKACTSAMKLHKKYLKKAKHEISQ, from the exons ATGCT GGAAAGGATCATTCTGTGTAAATTGGGAAAAATGTGGAAGGACGTAGGAACTCCAGCCGATTCTTACTATCAAGTGCGACCTGACTGCACTGATGTACCCGAAAGCAAGTTTAGAATCAAG GCTGGCAGAACTTTAAGTGCACGGAAATGGCATGCTGCTTTCTCTCCTGAAGGTTATCTAGATATTGGAAAAATTCTCAATCGAGTCCAGCGTGGG GGTGTTCACCCATCAATTAGAGGTGAAGTTTGGGAATTCTTATTGGGATGTTATGATCCTAGCAGCACTTTTGAGGAAAGAGAGCAAATACGACAGCGTCGAAG AGTGAAATATGCATTGCTGAAAGAGGAGTGCCGTCAAATGTTTCCCTTGGTTGGGATGGGGAAATTTGTAACTGCGCCAATTATTACCGAAGATGGTGAACCTATACGGGAACCCATTGTACTCCAACAAATTGATCTTGAAGATGAACCTGCATCTCTTTCAACAGGGAATG ATGCTTCTAGTTCTGAAGTGCCGAAACTCTCAAATGGATGTGGTCCCATGGACAAGAAAGAAATCCAGTGGAAACTTACATTACATCAAATAG GTCTTGATGTAGTCCGCACTGACCGAACACTAGTGTTTTATGAGAAGCAAAAGAATTTGTcaaaactttgggatatcctgGCTGTCTATTCCTGGTTTGACCCAGATATTGGGTACTGCCAAG GTATGAGTGATCTTTGCTCGCCAATGATTATTCTTCTTGAGGATGAGGCGGATGCATTTTGGTGCTTTGAACGCTTAATGCGGAGACTG CGAGGAAATTTCAGATGCATTGGGAACTCTATAGGAGTGGAGGCACAACTTGGTAATCTAGCTTCCATAACACAAGTTATTGACCCTAAGCTTCATCACCACCTAG AAACCCTGGGTGGCGCAGATTATTTGTTTGCCTTCCGAATGCTCATGGTTTTGTTTCGCCGAGAATTTTCATTTGGTGATTCATTATATCTTTGGGAG ATGATGTGGGCCCTAGAGTATGACCCTGATTTAGTGTCCACGTATGAGGACGATGAACTAACCCAGGAAAATTCAGAGAGATCTAAAGGGAAGGCCAAGTCAAGACGGCAATGTGGAAAATTTGAAAGAGAAAACCTGAGGAATAGAGGCAAAAATGCTGCTGCACCTCTTCCTATTTCCGTTTTTCTAGTGGCCGGTGTCCTTAAGCATAAGAGTTCTAAGTTAACAGAAGCTCGGGGCTTAGATGATGTTATTAAG